From the genome of Deinococcus aerius, one region includes:
- a CDS encoding Glu/Leu/Phe/Val family dehydrogenase — MRASGLNWQGLMEQLQEALPYCEVTDQSLAYFKYPKRTLSVNLPVRMDDGTVRVFKGYRTVHSTARGPSMGGVRLKPGLNAHECEVLAAIMTLKAAVADLPLGGAKGGVDVDPSLLSPHELEGLTRRFTSELIELVGPTTDILAPDVGSDQQIMAWMLDAYGENTGSTLSGMVVGKPLQLGGSYGSKDARGRSAALVTARVLEERGESLQRARVAVYGFGDVGRRAAQTLAAQGALVIAVSDQSGATFASGGLDLEALSRHREEQGSVAGFATDISAEEVVELDVDVLMLAYDYGAVNAGNAHAVRARYVVEATNRAVLPEAERFLRAGGVCVLPDLVASIGGLIVNYLEWVQDASNFFWTPEEIERAIDVRVNAAVDTVTAFMRTRQTDMRTAAYAIALNRLHEAAVMRGVYP; from the coding sequence ATGCGGGCATCAGGACTCAACTGGCAGGGCCTCATGGAGCAGCTCCAGGAGGCGTTGCCCTACTGCGAGGTGACCGATCAGTCCCTCGCCTATTTCAAGTATCCCAAGCGGACCCTGAGCGTGAACCTGCCCGTGCGGATGGACGACGGCACGGTCCGCGTCTTCAAGGGCTACCGCACCGTCCATTCCACCGCACGCGGCCCCAGCATGGGCGGCGTGCGCCTCAAGCCGGGCCTGAACGCCCACGAGTGCGAGGTGCTGGCCGCCATCATGACCCTCAAGGCCGCCGTCGCCGACCTGCCGCTGGGCGGGGCCAAGGGCGGCGTGGACGTGGACCCGTCGCTGCTGAGCCCACACGAGCTGGAGGGCCTGACCCGGCGCTTTACCAGCGAACTCATCGAACTCGTCGGGCCGACCACCGACATCCTCGCGCCGGACGTGGGCTCGGACCAGCAGATCATGGCCTGGATGCTCGACGCCTACGGCGAGAACACCGGCTCGACCCTGAGCGGGATGGTGGTCGGCAAGCCCCTGCAACTCGGCGGCAGCTACGGTTCCAAGGACGCCCGGGGCCGCAGCGCCGCGCTCGTCACCGCCCGCGTGCTGGAGGAGCGGGGCGAGAGCCTGCAGCGCGCCCGCGTGGCCGTGTACGGCTTCGGGGACGTGGGCCGCCGGGCCGCGCAGACCCTCGCCGCCCAGGGCGCGCTCGTGATCGCCGTCTCCGACCAGAGCGGCGCGACCTTTGCCAGCGGGGGCCTGGACCTGGAGGCCCTCTCCCGCCACCGCGAGGAGCAGGGCAGCGTGGCGGGCTTCGCCACCGACATCTCCGCCGAGGAGGTCGTGGAACTCGACGTGGACGTGCTGATGCTCGCCTACGACTACGGGGCCGTGAACGCGGGGAACGCCCACGCCGTGCGCGCCCGCTACGTGGTGGAGGCGACCAACCGCGCCGTTCTGCCCGAGGCCGAGCGGTTCCTGCGCGCCGGGGGGGTGTGCGTGCTGCCCGACCTCGTCGCCAGCATCGGCGGCCTGATCGTGAACTACCTGGAGTGGGTGCAGGACGCCTCGAACTTTTTCTGGACGCCCGAGGAGATCGAGCGGGCCATCGACGTGCGGGTGAACGCCGCCGTGGACACCGTGACCGCCTTCATGCGGACCCGCCAGACCGACATGCGCACCGCCGCCTACGCCATCGCGCTCAACCGCCTGCACGAGGCGGCGGTGATGCGGGGCGTGTATCCGTGA
- a CDS encoding polyprenyl synthetase family protein, with amino-acid sequence MTGVAALTLPGAVFETRLREVLRSRVEFIELIGEDLVAAGGKRARPAVTFLAAQALGAGPQDPRWDAVTDLGVCVELLHSASLLHDDLIDDADTRRGQPAAFRRFGNVVSVMSGDFMLSRLLTLLAAMPQGPALTRAFGEAASQICEGEVLQFQVAAYADYRLEHYLDVIHGKTAALVELAASAPALLLGAPGAQRGALATFGREYGMAFQMRDDLLDLTGDEATLGKPVGGDLREGKATLPVLHLLGGPHGAEVREVLERRAAHPGDVGRIRELAWSQGAAERTREEIRRRAELAVQALEALPPSGAREALADLARHEIDRTR; translated from the coding sequence ATGACTGGCGTGGCCGCCCTGACCCTCCCCGGTGCCGTGTTCGAGACGCGGCTGCGTGAGGTGCTGCGCTCGCGCGTGGAGTTCATCGAGCTGATCGGGGAGGACCTGGTGGCGGCGGGCGGCAAACGGGCGCGGCCCGCCGTGACCTTTCTGGCGGCCCAGGCGCTGGGCGCCGGCCCGCAGGACCCGCGCTGGGACGCGGTGACCGACCTCGGGGTGTGCGTCGAGCTGCTGCACTCGGCCTCGCTGCTGCACGACGACCTGATCGACGACGCCGACACCCGCCGGGGCCAGCCCGCCGCCTTCCGGCGCTTCGGGAACGTGGTCAGCGTGATGAGCGGGGACTTCATGCTCTCGCGCCTGCTCACGCTGCTCGCCGCGATGCCGCAGGGGCCAGCCCTCACCCGCGCCTTCGGCGAGGCGGCCTCCCAGATCTGCGAGGGCGAGGTGCTGCAATTCCAGGTTGCGGCCTACGCCGACTACCGCCTGGAGCACTACCTGGACGTGATCCACGGCAAGACGGCGGCGCTGGTGGAGCTTGCCGCCTCCGCGCCCGCCCTGCTGCTGGGGGCACCGGGGGCGCAGCGCGGGGCCCTGGCGACCTTTGGGCGCGAGTACGGGATGGCCTTCCAGATGCGGGACGACCTGCTCGACCTGACCGGCGACGAGGCCACGCTCGGCAAGCCGGTGGGCGGCGACCTGCGCGAGGGCAAGGCCACCCTGCCCGTGCTGCACCTGCTGGGCGGTCCCCACGGGGCCGAGGTGCGCGAGGTGCTCGAACGCCGCGCGGCCCACCCCGGCGACGTGGGCCGCATCCGCGAACTCGCCTGGTCGCAGGGCGCCGCCGAGCGCACCCGCGAGGAGATTCGCCGCCGCGCCGAGCTCGCCGTGCAGGCGCTGGAGGCCCTGCCCCCCTCCGGGGCGCGGGAAGCCCTCGCCGACCTGGCCCGGCACGAGATCGACCGGACTCGTTGA
- a CDS encoding phosphotransferase family protein — protein sequence MSDLPDLTPAELEALAHKHGLRGPLTRLPSTGIVNRAYANADVVLRVAVPGDEMGVDDARTEAVAVPAVLQAGLPTPALLAFDDDRDVVDAPVTVYTRVPAPNLHGMGWDVADPRFVRAARETGRALARLHLGVTDVPDPHGWLEVWDLPDAREGVEAAASAGRVNRMSADWAIRLLTRTAALPRPPSRFLHGDVQPGNLLVNPDGALAALIDWGDAGWADPAFDFPALPPQAAVHALAAYREVAPELLGEGAEGRILEVYLNMAFRRLGRSPTPRELWNARPGSVLAHLLRFAVDAPPEWREWLRG from the coding sequence GTGTCCGACCTGCCCGACCTGACGCCCGCCGAACTTGAGGCGCTGGCCCACAAGCATGGGCTGCGCGGCCCCCTCACCCGACTGCCGAGTACGGGCATCGTCAACCGGGCGTATGCGAACGCCGACGTGGTCCTGCGCGTCGCCGTGCCGGGCGACGAAATGGGCGTGGACGACGCCCGCACCGAGGCCGTGGCCGTCCCCGCCGTTCTCCAAGCCGGACTCCCCACCCCCGCCCTCCTCGCCTTCGACGACGACCGGGACGTGGTGGATGCCCCCGTAACGGTGTACACCCGCGTTCCGGCCCCCAACCTGCACGGGATGGGGTGGGACGTGGCCGACCCCCGTTTTGTCCGTGCCGCCCGCGAGACGGGACGTGCCCTCGCGCGGCTTCACCTCGGCGTCACGGACGTGCCCGACCCGCACGGCTGGCTGGAAGTCTGGGACCTGCCCGACGCGCGGGAGGGGGTGGAGGCTGCCGCCAGCGCCGGGAGGGTGAACCGCATGAGCGCCGACTGGGCCATCCGCCTCCTGACCCGCACCGCCGCCCTGCCGCGGCCCCCATCACGTTTCCTCCACGGTGACGTGCAGCCGGGCAACCTGCTCGTGAACCCGGACGGCGCCCTCGCGGCCCTCATCGACTGGGGGGACGCGGGGTGGGCGGACCCGGCCTTCGACTTCCCCGCCCTGCCCCCGCAAGCTGCCGTCCACGCCCTCGCCGCCTACCGCGAGGTCGCGCCCGAACTGCTCGGTGAGGGAGCCGAGGGCCGCATCCTGGAGGTCTACCTGAACATGGCCTTTCGGCGGTTGGGCCGTTCTCCCACCCCACGCGAATTGTGGAACGCCCGCCCGGGAAGCGTCCTCGCCCACCTGCTGCGCTTCGCGGTGGATGCCCCGCCCGAGTGGCGCGAATGGCTCCGGGGGTAA
- a CDS encoding aminotransferase class IV encodes MDAGAWLHGEAAFTTVRTQWGRPLLWKSHLARLAGTCAFLGLPVPEGELPPLDPLPWGLLRLTATANALFWSHRPLSPGPRPGGGVSVRITRQQVHPQLAAHKTGNYLPYLLAGREAARAVAFEGWLTDAAGNVVDGGRTSPLLELGGRLVVPAGGLPSITRAAFLEGREVEERPVPVSELPRVTRAWLCGSGVGIVPVREIGGEGWGVALPTLWPEVSHPALVWPGEPAT; translated from the coding sequence ATGGACGCGGGCGCCTGGCTCCACGGTGAGGCGGCCTTCACCACCGTCCGCACCCAGTGGGGCAGGCCGCTGCTGTGGAAGTCACACCTCGCGCGGCTGGCGGGCACCTGTGCCTTTCTGGGCCTGCCTGTTCCAGAGGGAGAACTTCCCCCGCTCGACCCCCTCCCCTGGGGCCTGCTGCGCCTCACGGCCACGGCAAACGCTCTGTTCTGGTCCCACCGTCCCCTGAGCCCCGGCCCACGTCCCGGAGGAGGGGTGAGCGTCAGAATTACGCGGCAGCAGGTTCACCCTCAGCTCGCCGCGCACAAGACCGGAAACTACCTGCCGTACCTCCTGGCCGGGCGGGAGGCGGCGCGGGCGGTCGCCTTTGAGGGCTGGCTCACGGACGCGGCGGGGAACGTGGTGGACGGTGGGCGGACCTCACCGCTGCTGGAACTGGGGGGGCGCCTGGTCGTCCCGGCAGGCGGCCTGCCGAGTATCACCCGCGCCGCCTTTCTGGAGGGCCGGGAGGTCGAGGAACGGCCTGTCCCGGTGTCCGAGTTGCCGCGCGTCACCCGCGCCTGGCTCTGCGGCAGCGGCGTGGGCATCGTGCCGGTGCGCGAGATCGGGGGAGAGGGATGGGGGGTCGCCCTCCCCACCCTCTGGCCGGAGGTGAGCCATCCCGCCCTGGTCTGGCCGGGGGAGCCTGCCACCTGA
- the mazE gene encoding type II toxin-antitoxin system MazE family antitoxin, with translation MRTTLTSKGQLTLPAEIRKRLRLKQGTQFEVTTNEQGQVVMTPVVEPDDPFAAWVGVLEPLPEGMSSAEFIRELRTGDE, from the coding sequence ATGCGGACAACCCTGACCAGCAAGGGTCAACTGACGCTGCCCGCCGAGATTCGCAAAAGGTTGCGGCTGAAGCAGGGGACACAGTTCGAGGTCACGACCAACGAGCAGGGCCAGGTGGTCATGACGCCCGTTGTGGAGCCGGATGATCCGTTTGCCGCCTGGGTGGGCGTACTGGAACCTCTTCCAGAAGGAATGTCCTCGGCAGAATTCATCCGTGAGCTGCGAACCGGGGATGAATGA
- the xpt gene encoding xanthine phosphoribosyltransferase, with the protein MQALVEAIREQGSILPGGILKVDGLVNHQLLPGLTREMGERFAAGFAPLRPNKVVTIEVSGIAPALATALVLNVPLVYARKKKPITMHEVAYTAQSVSRTKGGVVDLFVSSEYLGTQDRVIVIDDFLASGGTLRALTAIIRQSGAELLGLGCVIEKGFEEGRAKLADLGVPILTLANIVRMGEEGVVVEPGR; encoded by the coding sequence ATGCAGGCGCTCGTGGAGGCGATCCGGGAACAGGGCAGCATTCTGCCCGGCGGCATCCTGAAGGTGGACGGGCTGGTCAACCATCAGCTTCTGCCCGGGCTGACCCGGGAGATGGGGGAACGTTTCGCGGCGGGGTTCGCCCCCCTGAGGCCCAACAAGGTCGTCACCATCGAGGTGAGCGGCATCGCGCCCGCGCTGGCGACCGCCCTGGTGCTGAACGTGCCGCTGGTGTACGCCCGCAAGAAAAAGCCGATCACGATGCACGAGGTGGCCTACACCGCGCAGTCGGTCAGCCGCACCAAGGGCGGGGTGGTGGACCTCTTCGTGAGCAGCGAGTACCTGGGCACCCAGGACCGCGTGATCGTGATTGACGACTTCCTGGCCTCGGGCGGCACGCTGCGGGCCCTGACGGCCATCATCCGGCAGAGCGGGGCGGAGCTGCTCGGGCTGGGCTGCGTGATCGAGAAGGGCTTCGAGGAGGGCCGCGCGAAGCTGGCCGACCTGGGCGTGCCCATCCTCACCCTGGCGAACATCGTCCGCATGGGTGAGGAGGGCGTGGTCGTGGAACCAGGCCGGTGA
- a CDS encoding acyl-CoA carboxylase subunit beta, with protein sequence MTQPGVELQELIAAMEQRRAKVEAGGGPERQQKQREGGKLTARERIERLLDPGSFMELSTFVEHGANRLMAGVEAPGEGVVTGRGTIAGRQVFVFSQDFTVLGGSLGKMNAAKVTKVMDLAAKTGCPVIGLNDSAGARIQEGVDSLSGYGEIFYRNAIYSGAVPQISAILGPCAGGAVYSPALTDFILMSRGTSYMFITGPEVIKSVTREDVTFDQLGGADVHTRKSGVAHLEYDGDEAVLDGIRELLSYLPQNAHEQPPVRECFDPVDRPNTRLLDIITPDQRKPYAMHDVIHELVDDGTFLEIQPGWARNILCGFARLNGFPVGIVANNPKVMAGTLNIDASDKAARFIRTCDCYNIPILTLVDVTGFLPGVAQEHAGIIRHGAKMLYAYAEATVPKVTLITRKSYGGAYLAMNSRDMGADVVYAWPTAAVAVMGAEGAANIVYRREIQNSENPEATRAEKIAQYKETFDNPYVAAAKGYIDDVIPIEDTRRRLIQTFAMLRDKVETRPYKKHGNMPL encoded by the coding sequence ATGACGCAACCCGGGGTAGAACTTCAGGAACTCATCGCCGCGATGGAGCAGCGCCGCGCGAAGGTCGAGGCGGGCGGCGGGCCGGAGCGCCAGCAAAAGCAGCGCGAGGGCGGCAAGCTCACGGCCCGCGAGCGCATTGAGCGGCTGCTCGACCCCGGCAGCTTCATGGAACTCTCCACCTTTGTGGAGCACGGCGCGAACCGCCTGATGGCGGGCGTGGAGGCCCCCGGCGAGGGCGTGGTGACCGGGCGGGGCACGATTGCCGGGCGGCAGGTCTTCGTCTTCAGCCAGGACTTCACGGTGCTGGGCGGCTCGCTGGGCAAGATGAACGCGGCCAAGGTCACCAAGGTGATGGACCTCGCCGCGAAGACGGGCTGCCCGGTGATCGGGCTGAACGACTCGGCGGGAGCGCGCATTCAGGAGGGGGTGGATTCCCTCTCCGGTTACGGCGAGATCTTCTACCGCAACGCGATCTACTCGGGCGCCGTGCCGCAGATCAGCGCGATCCTGGGGCCGTGCGCGGGCGGCGCGGTGTATTCCCCGGCCCTGACCGACTTCATCCTGATGAGTCGGGGCACCTCGTACATGTTCATCACCGGACCGGAGGTCATCAAGTCCGTGACGCGCGAGGACGTGACCTTCGATCAGCTCGGCGGGGCGGACGTGCATACCCGCAAGTCCGGCGTCGCCCACCTGGAGTACGACGGCGACGAGGCCGTGCTGGACGGCATCCGCGAGTTGCTGAGTTACCTGCCGCAGAACGCCCACGAGCAGCCTCCCGTGCGGGAGTGCTTCGACCCGGTGGACCGCCCCAACACGCGGCTCCTCGACATCATCACGCCCGACCAGCGCAAGCCCTACGCGATGCACGACGTGATCCACGAACTCGTGGACGACGGCACCTTTCTGGAAATCCAGCCCGGCTGGGCGAGGAACATCCTCTGCGGCTTCGCGCGGCTGAACGGCTTCCCGGTGGGCATCGTCGCCAACAACCCCAAGGTGATGGCGGGGACGCTGAACATCGACGCCTCGGACAAGGCCGCCCGCTTTATCCGCACCTGCGACTGCTACAACATCCCGATCCTGACGCTGGTGGACGTGACGGGCTTCCTGCCGGGGGTGGCGCAGGAGCACGCCGGGATCATCCGCCACGGGGCGAAGATGCTCTACGCCTACGCCGAGGCGACGGTCCCCAAGGTCACGCTGATCACGCGCAAGAGCTACGGCGGCGCCTACCTCGCCATGAACAGCCGCGACATGGGCGCCGACGTGGTGTACGCCTGGCCCACCGCCGCCGTCGCCGTGATGGGCGCCGAGGGGGCGGCCAACATCGTCTACCGCCGCGAGATCCAGAACTCGGAGAACCCGGAGGCCACCCGCGCCGAGAAGATCGCGCAGTACAAGGAGACCTTCGACAACCCCTACGTGGCCGCCGCCAAGGGCTACATTGACGACGTGATCCCCATCGAGGACACCCGCCGCCGCTTGATCCAGACCTTCGCCATGCTGCGGGACAAGGTGGAGACGCGGCCATACAAGAAGCACGGAAATATGCCGCTGTAA
- a CDS encoding general stress protein produces the protein MTQPDPRSALIPDQSARVNVATYATYPEAQRAVDYLSDQHFPVERMAIVGEGLRTIEQVTGRLDWGRAASMGFGQGLFIGLFIGLLFGLLGLGGGNLLYAVAYGMVMGAITGLVWGLVGYAMTGGRRDFTSIGGMRAERYVILADADVAEQARTLLAGMPPR, from the coding sequence GTGACTCAACCTGATCCCCGCTCCGCCCTGATCCCGGACCAGAGTGCGCGCGTCAATGTGGCGACCTACGCGACGTACCCCGAGGCGCAGCGTGCCGTCGACTACCTGAGTGACCAGCACTTCCCGGTCGAGCGGATGGCGATCGTCGGGGAGGGGCTGAGGACCATCGAGCAGGTCACGGGCCGCCTGGACTGGGGCCGCGCCGCCAGCATGGGCTTCGGGCAGGGGCTCTTCATCGGCCTCTTCATCGGCCTGCTGTTCGGGCTGCTGGGCCTGGGCGGCGGCAATCTGCTGTACGCCGTCGCCTACGGCATGGTGATGGGCGCGATCACCGGGCTGGTCTGGGGCCTGGTCGGCTACGCGATGACGGGCGGGCGGCGGGATTTTACCTCCATCGGCGGGATGCGTGCCGAGCGGTACGTGATCCTGGCCGACGCCGACGTGGCCGAGCAGGCGCGGACGCTGCTGGCGGGAATGCCGCCGCGCTAA
- a CDS encoding quinate 5-dehydrogenase produces the protein MSDLLSGWQPAPAGFKHVVSVSLGGSKRNAREEISVLGQPFVLERIGTDGDARKAAALFQALDGRVDAFGLGGADLYVIAAGRRYTFTNVRKLVSHAKLTPVLDGSGLKNTLERDAVRQLDPLLNWRSQKVLMVSAVDRFGMAEALAQHGADVVYGDIVFGLNMDVPLRSLGALRRVAQLALPAITKLPQDWFYPTGAKQETSVAGKGTRYYAWADVIAGDTHYAKRYAPRDLTGKTILTQTITEADRVWMKERGVARLITTTPRMGSRNFATNVLEAFFVALSGKRAALSEGEYLHYIREVGFKPEINELG, from the coding sequence ATGTCTGACCTATTGAGCGGCTGGCAGCCTGCCCCGGCGGGATTCAAGCACGTGGTGAGCGTGTCGCTGGGTGGCAGCAAGCGCAATGCCCGCGAGGAGATCAGCGTGCTGGGCCAGCCGTTCGTCCTCGAACGCATCGGCACCGACGGGGACGCGAGGAAGGCGGCGGCCCTCTTCCAGGCGCTCGACGGGCGGGTGGACGCCTTCGGGCTGGGCGGCGCGGACCTGTACGTGATCGCGGCGGGGAGGCGCTACACCTTCACCAACGTCCGCAAGCTCGTCTCGCACGCCAAGCTCACGCCCGTGCTGGACGGCAGCGGCCTGAAGAACACCCTGGAGCGCGACGCGGTCCGTCAGCTCGACCCGCTGCTGAACTGGCGCAGCCAGAAGGTGCTGATGGTGAGCGCCGTGGACCGCTTCGGCATGGCGGAGGCCCTGGCGCAGCACGGGGCGGACGTGGTGTACGGGGACATCGTGTTCGGGCTGAACATGGACGTGCCGCTGCGGAGCCTGGGCGCCCTGCGCCGGGTCGCGCAGCTCGCCCTGCCCGCGATCACCAAGCTGCCGCAGGACTGGTTCTACCCCACGGGCGCCAAGCAGGAGACGAGCGTGGCGGGCAAGGGCACCCGCTACTACGCCTGGGCCGACGTCATCGCGGGCGACACCCACTACGCCAAGCGGTACGCGCCGCGCGACCTGACCGGCAAGACGATCCTCACCCAGACGATCACGGAAGCCGACCGCGTCTGGATGAAGGAGCGCGGCGTCGCCCGCTTGATCACCACCACCCCCCGCATGGGCAGCCGCAACTTCGCCACCAACGTGCTGGAGGCGTTTTTCGTCGCCCTCAGCGGCAAACGCGCGGCGCTGAGCGAGGGGGAATACCTGCATTACATCCGCGAGGTGGGCTTCAAGCCGGAGATCAACGAGCTGGGGTGA
- a CDS encoding Glu/Leu/Phe/Val family dehydrogenase, with protein MTTTQDPQNQTQARLGQHAIPSYLDPNNIGPYEIFLEQVERVTPYLGKLAYWVETLKRPKRILVVDVPIHLDDGTVAHFEGYRVQHNTSRGPAKGGVRYHQDVTLSEVMALSAWMTIKNAAVNLPYGGGKGGIRIDPRKYSTGELERLTRRYTTEIGLIIGPEKDIPAPDVNTNPQTMAWMMDTYSMNVGRTATGVVTGKPVSLGGSLGRGDATGRGVFVTGAEAMKKLGMGLEGARIAVQGFGNVGNAAARIFHDHGAKIVAIQDVTGTIHSAAGIDPYAALEHLGRTGKITGFAGSEELGRAEFWGVDCDVLIPAALEKQITSDNAGQIRARLIVEGANGPTTPAADDLLAERGVTVVPDVLANAGGVTVSYFEWVQDFSSFFWTEDEINARLDRIMSEAFLSLWDVKERHGVTLRTAAYIVACTRVLEARALRGLYP; from the coding sequence ATGACCACGACCCAGGACCCCCAGAACCAGACCCAGGCCCGGCTCGGGCAGCACGCCATCCCCAGCTACCTCGACCCCAACAACATCGGCCCCTACGAGATCTTCCTGGAGCAGGTCGAGCGCGTCACCCCGTACCTCGGCAAGCTCGCGTACTGGGTCGAGACCCTGAAGCGGCCCAAGCGCATCCTCGTCGTGGACGTGCCCATCCACCTCGACGACGGCACGGTGGCCCACTTCGAGGGCTACCGCGTGCAGCACAACACCTCGCGCGGCCCGGCCAAGGGCGGCGTGCGCTACCACCAGGACGTGACCTTATCGGAGGTCATGGCGCTCTCGGCCTGGATGACGATCAAGAACGCCGCCGTGAACCTGCCCTACGGCGGCGGCAAGGGCGGCATCCGCATTGACCCCCGCAAGTACTCCACCGGCGAACTCGAACGCCTGACCCGCCGTTACACCACCGAGATCGGCCTGATCATCGGGCCGGAAAAGGACATCCCCGCCCCGGACGTGAACACCAACCCGCAGACCATGGCGTGGATGATGGACACCTACTCCATGAACGTGGGCCGCACGGCGACGGGCGTGGTGACGGGCAAGCCCGTGAGCCTGGGCGGCTCGCTGGGCCGCGGTGACGCGACGGGGCGCGGCGTCTTCGTGACCGGCGCCGAGGCGATGAAGAAGCTGGGGATGGGGCTGGAGGGTGCGCGCATCGCCGTGCAGGGCTTCGGCAATGTGGGCAACGCCGCCGCGCGCATCTTCCATGATCATGGTGCCAAGATCGTCGCCATTCAGGACGTGACGGGCACCATCCACAGCGCGGCGGGCATCGACCCCTACGCCGCGCTGGAACATCTCGGCCGGACCGGCAAGATCACCGGCTTCGCGGGCAGCGAGGAGCTGGGGCGCGCGGAGTTCTGGGGCGTGGACTGCGACGTGCTGATCCCCGCCGCCCTGGAAAAGCAGATCACCTCAGACAACGCCGGGCAGATCCGGGCGCGGCTGATCGTGGAGGGCGCCAACGGCCCCACCACCCCCGCCGCCGACGACCTGCTCGCCGAGCGCGGCGTGACCGTCGTGCCCGACGTGCTGGCGAACGCGGGCGGCGTGACCGTCTCGTACTTCGAGTGGGTGCAGGACTTCTCGTCGTTCTTCTGGACGGAAGACGAGATCAACGCCCGCCTCGACCGCATCATGAGCGAGGCCTTCCTGAGCCTGTGGGACGTGAAGGAACGGCACGGGGTGACCCTGCGAACCGCCGCGTACATCGTGGCCTGCACCCGCGTGCTGGAGGCCCGGGCGCTGCGCGGCCTGTACCCGTAA
- a CDS encoding type II toxin-antitoxin system VapC family toxin, with the protein MSTALDSNVISALLRAESPQAEIRRLLNAARRDGPLLICGAVHAELRAGPGVTAELLDRFLSTTGIGIDWTLEEHVWRSAGTAFAGYTARRRVSGGGRPRRVLADFIIGAHAAARGAQLLTLDPHHYTTSFPELRVLTPT; encoded by the coding sequence ATGAGCACGGCGCTCGATTCCAACGTCATCAGTGCCCTGCTGCGTGCAGAGTCACCACAGGCGGAGATTCGCCGACTCCTCAACGCCGCGCGGCGGGACGGCCCCCTGCTGATCTGCGGCGCGGTTCACGCGGAGTTGCGCGCCGGACCTGGCGTTACGGCCGAGTTGCTTGACCGCTTTCTCTCCACGACGGGCATCGGGATCGACTGGACTCTGGAAGAGCATGTCTGGCGCTCTGCCGGAACGGCCTTCGCGGGCTACACGGCCCGCCGCAGGGTCTCGGGAGGTGGACGACCCCGGCGAGTCCTCGCGGACTTCATCATCGGTGCCCATGCCGCGGCGCGGGGGGCACAACTTCTGACCCTGGATCCGCACCATTACACGACCTCTTTCCCCGAACTCAGGGTCCTCACGCCCACCTGA